Within Lytechinus pictus isolate F3 Inbred chromosome 7, Lp3.0, whole genome shotgun sequence, the genomic segment ttatttctcttcgattttttctttagttctttcCTGATGACTTGTATTACTTTATTGGTAAACCTTCTGATGAATATCATGCTGCTGGCTTCAGCTATAACTGTCACAGATGGATACAAAGTGTGGTGTGCAGCTATTGAAAAAGCTAATCAAAGGTgagtaattaaaaataaaagatgatgTGTGGTAGCTTGAGttcccaggcgcggatccaggatggGGCCAAGCCggcccaggcccccccccccctatttttggCAACCTCCAGaaaaagtgtactctttaacttgatagaacgatgaaaaagagaaagaaaagtaagaaagaggtattatacccatgatgtgttatttacagcctcgtaacggccggcccgacccaAAAGGAAACgagaaaaaggtgaggggaagaattggaaaatagaatttatatacaaattttcgctcgcgctttgcgctcgaatTGCCTGTGTAATGAATCTCATTCAAGCGGATTAAATGGCACTtaatatatccagttctgaaatcaatttgctcacaatattttagctcgcgcatcaagctttcattattttgtttgatttacacaaattgttaatatatatatataatttcagCTCACGCAGCgagctcgcattgtttgatttgtgagatacctttcctctttggaaattcttaccaaaatttctCAAAATGCCTCTTTATTATGTCAGTAAAAAATTTAGCTcgtgcttcgtgctcgcatttaattgttttaGACACAGCTTGTTCTTTGTTTAAATAAAAGCGCTTAGactatccagttttcaggtcggaatatcaaaaattttgagctcgcgcttcgcactctcattatttaattggtgatacttgtatcctctttattaatcactaaaaacagtcccaattgagtcccttttcatgttactatattaaaatttcggctcgtgctttgcgctcgtattgtttagttggatacttatctttgttcatgattataaaaactgctcagaatcttcaggtctaaggacattaaaaatcaaagaatttgagctcgcgcttcgcactcgcatgtTATATTAAGACCATATGAGgtaccttatcttgtttataacaataaaaactaaaacttcagtcttttaTAGTTAAGACTACCCCCTGAAAAGCcaacaaaagaaaatcagattatagcagCCAgtagagaaaaatgttgatgaaaatttttttcgccccccccccctattggcgaaagctggatccgcccctggttccCTATGTAGGTATGAAACTCTCCATATGTATTGAAAACTTATGAAACTTAccatttttccttctttttaagCGACTTAAAGAAAGTACAGGTAGTGTGCTTATTTATGGAATACGGGTATAGGCAAATGtgtaaccccccaaaaaaaaatcagagaaagTTCAACTCAAATCCTGTTCTATATTTCAAAACTCTTTTGTAAATCTACATgaaggggagtgtttcatgaagcaaatagGTAATGAATTTCACTGACTAacttgttctgagccaatcagatgcaagaattTTATTAGCTTACCGGTATAACATTTGTAAGTAAAAATcagtatttgtttcatgaaatgctcccaggcctgttttctccctttctttatgtatgtatgtattacaATAGCAATTAATCGTCCAACTATGCTTCGAATagcagtccatatatctatGATATGAATTGTGTTTGAATTTAATTTAACCAAATAAAGTCATACATTGAAACTCATTAAGGGCTactacatgtcatgtacatatTTAGAATTGTTATAAAAGTTGAATGTTAGATCAAGTAATGTGGTAACTTgccctttattttctttacagaTGTGAATATGCTGGATATGccaataatttcttttttgatGAGAATATAAAGCCAGCTGGATTCAATCTTGACTGGGGCATAGCACAGGTAAGCTTGAAcacatttcaaattacatttggATTTATGGCATacttatttcacattttcatactTATTGAGCTTGAAAGTTTTGCTAAAGATTTAGTGTGTGATGTCAGATAATTGAAGAAGCAATTAGGATTAGGCATTGAAAGGTcctctgaaaataattttcaaattcattcaaattttaaagttatttttcatCTGATTGCTCATACTTTACTGTAACTTATCAGTGGAATTATACCTAGGATTCTCtagtacagtccgacctctcttatccggacacgttgggaccagcaccaatcccgataagggatttatccggatctgggagacccaatattaaatacacgcagCTGTGCTGCTGGCTTCCTCCCCAGGCCAACGGCGGTAGCTACACTTTGTCTATTGTAGTGGGCgtacagacagtattcactgcagtgtcactgtcagtgcaaattataggcggtatttttacggaaatgaaatcgatcgatggccaaaactgttggataatttacctgctaaaatgattgaggtatactttgagcatacctcgaaagaaagagaacgactcgatgaaactaagttttacaaTTGGATCATCGCGGCGGGTATCGCAGCTtcgcaatgtcagccattgttacactgactgtaggctcaaacatgatacatggcgctgtccgtattgAGGCCTAACCTTAGCTAGCGAGACATGTGTTGTTTTCCGGGAAGCAAGAAGAGAAATGTGATGAAATGTTTGTGCTGcgccctgatttactggaaatTATCATACCTAAGTTCTTTTGGTGATTtgggtgagatattttcattaaaaataattttgttgtaggtagactatattggaaaatatatatgtaatcaaagtgagtttgcgtataggattgagtttagattgaaatctcatttcctcacgtactagattgaattaaaaaaaaaaatctcggcaagtgtgcgtccggataatagagagatccaGATAAGGGGAGGCcagataagagaggtcggactgtacagTTAATTCTTCTGAAtctaagggtgtgtgtgtgggggggggggtgtcatacATTTACCCCCTTTCCCTCTCCCCTCTATGTCTCCTTTATCCCATCCATCTTGCTGCTCCTCCAGAATGTCACTGTTTATAACTTTGCTCAATTTCTCAATGTATACTTTCAGTTTGGTCTGTGGACATCATGGATATTGTACACCATACTTCTTATCTTCTCCTTGGTCAAACTGAGCAACCTTCACAAACAAGAGAACATCTTACGCAGTCTGACAAGAGAAAGACAAAGGTTACTCGGTCACTATGAGCAACCAGATTTGTAACACCTTTACATTCAACCACAGCAGAGGTTTGTTATATAGCCATTGTGCATTTTGAAGTGTAGTTCATATTGTTTTCTAGAAGATTAGCTTTATGAGTCAGGGTAGAGTCTACGCCCAGACCTTCCCAGGATGGTAATACTAAATTAAGTAGACCTTTCCAAAGAGGGTTGGCATATTTCCCACTTTCCGTCTTAATTTCTTGATGCCATCCGATATGAATTTTAGATTTCGGGTAAAAAGTTAATAGAAGAGATTGATTTGTATTTCCtgtctaattaaaaaaagaaacataaattTGGGTGAGATACATGCCAATCATGTTCCCCAACAGACCtatcatatttaaaaattgaatttgcATTGTGGCTCGAagggtttattttttttattaagaggACCATTTTAGAATCGAGGTAGAGACTAAGCTCAGACCCTCCCTAGAGGATAATGTTAGACATACCTTTTATCTATAGACTTTATTTAGAAGGTCAAGTTCAAGGCTGTGGACTCTTAAGTGGTCTTGACTtctctgttagaatacccagTTGCCATCATCTTTTAAATTGCACTTGAATTTATGTATTATCAGATGCATCTGTTTTACATACATATAGACTATATCTAAGTTTAAATCTCATTTTACACAatattcaattgtttttatattttgtttttagtcAATGTACTTGCCTTccatttatcaaaatctgaagtAGATGGTTACATTTTGGAATTAGCAATGGCAACTACAGAACATTTCTTACAAACTTGTGTATTAATGTTTCtgataatgttttaaaaaatcaatcttcttttctttatgaaaaaatctATATAACGCAAGGAAATCAGTGAGCAAAATAACCTCTTGATTTCAGTTGCTCTTTGAACATTGATATCTGTATATGGCTTAGAAATGATAGTGAAGAATTTCTCTTTATTCAAGGCTACATATTTTTATATGGATGTATCATGCAGGCTTCATGTGCCTTTTTTTATCTGAATgctttttttcagaaaataagaGAATATTGGATCATTATGAGCAAATTTGCATCAATTAAATTTAACCTAGACAGAGGGTACAAAATGATGCAATTAAGCATATCATCTTtcatttcaagttcagtgttgaaaGCTGGGTTTGTCAAGTATTAgcgctttgtaacttttgaaagaaaaacgctttataagaaataattattattattgttggtaTTTGGGGTGTAGGCAGTATCTGCAGCAAACAAACGAGAAAAAAAGGATGT encodes:
- the LOC129264986 gene encoding transmembrane protein 179-like; this encodes MGLGNILLLSQITGYIFGAIFSLFTFPPIAVSQDHFDDHCILFSTGYLNTTLDRYVINEWSLGTQCGFAIYVGIQLMGISLWQSIRLSIHAVNGTDSSFLMTCITLLVNLLMNIMLLASAITVTDGYKVWCAAIEKANQRCEYAGYANNFFFDENIKPAGFNLDWGIAQFGLWTSWILYTILLIFSLVKLSNLHKQENILRSLTRERQRLLGHYEQPDL